The Streptomyces sp. NBC_00483 genome contains the following window.
CGGAGAACCTCGCCGACTACCGGGCGATCGTGCACCGGGCCACCAGTGAGGAGCTGCCGGCCACCATCGTGCGGCTGCTCGCCGGGCACGGGTCGCGGGCCGTGGCGGTGCCGCCCGGGCTGCCGGACGGCTGGCTGGCCGAGGCCGATGCCACGCAGGTCCATGACCGCGCCGAGAACACCCCGGCCGAGCTCGACGAGGTCGACAGCGTCGTCACCGCCTGCGCGGTCGCGATCGCCGAGACCGGCACCATCGTCCTCGACGGCTCCCCCGACCAGGGCCGCCGCCGCATCACCCTCGTCCCCGACCACCACATCTGCGTCGTACGCGTCCCGGACCAGGTGGTCTCCTCGGTCCCGCAGGCCCTCGAACGGCTGGACCCGACGCGCCCGCTGACCTGGATCTCGGGCCCGTCCGCGACCAGTGACATCGAACTCGACCGCGTCGAGGGCGTGCACGGACCGCGCACTCTGGAGGTCGTCCTGGTGAGCGGTGGCTGAAGGGCGCGGCTAGCGTTGGTGACATGATCCGGTTCGACCATGTCACCAAGCGGTACGCGGACGGCACGACGGCGGTGGACGACCTCTCGTTCGAGGTGAACGAGGGCGAACTGGTCACGCTCGTCGGCCCTTCCGGCTGCGGCAAGACCACCACGATGATGATGGTGAACCGGCTGATCGAGCCGACGTCGGGTCACATCCACGTCGAGGGCGAGGACATCTCCGGCGTCGACCCGGTGCAACTGCGCCGCCGCATCGGCTACGTCATCCAGCAGGTCGGCCTCTTCCCGCACCGCACGATCCTCGACAACACGGCGACCGTGCCCGCGCTCATCGGCTGGAAGAAGGCGAAGGCCAGGGCGCGCGCCGCCGAGCTGCTCGATCTGGTGGGCCTGGACCCGAGCACGTACGGGAGCCGCTATCCGGAGCAGCTCTCCGGCGGCCAGCGCCAGCGCGTGGGCGTCGCCCGCGCCCTCGCGGCCGACCCGCCGGTCCTCCTGATGGACGAGCCGTTCGGCGCGGTCGACCCGGTGGTGCGCGAGCAGCTGCAGGACGAGTTCCTGAAGATGCAGGCCGCCGTCCGCAAGACGGTCCTCCTCGTCACGCACGACATCGAGGAGGCGGTACGGCTCGGCGACCGCATCGCGGTGTACGGGCAGGGCCGCATCGAGCAGTACGACACACCGGGCGCGGTGCTCGGCTCGCCCGCCACCCCGTACGTCGCCGAGTTCGTCGGCGCGGACCGGGGCCTGAAGCGCCTGTCGGTCACCGAGATCGAGCCGGACGACCTGGAGCAGCCCTCGGTGGCCCGCTTCGAGGAGTCGCCCGCCCGGGCGGCCGCCCGGATGCGCGAGGACGGGGCGCGGTGGGCGGTGGTGCTCGATGAGGGCGGTGACCTGCACGGTTGGGTCGGTGTCGACGAGGCGTCACTGGCCGGTCCCGACGGCCGGGTCGGCGATCTGGCCCACCGGATGCGGGCGTGGGTGCCGGTCGGCGCGCCGCTCAAGCAGGCGTTCGGTGTGATGCTCCAGCACGACGCGGGCTGGGTCGCGGTCCTCGACGGCGCCCGTTTCCTCGGCGTCCTGACCCCGGCGAAGCTGCACGAGGCGCTGCGCCGGTCGGTGGACGCGGACGCGCAGGGCGTGGGGCGGGACGAGGTGGAGTTCGACTCAGTGGCGGACGCGTGACCAGGCGTCACGGACAGGGGTCGGCACAGACGCGGGCGCATACGCAGGGACAGAGGCAGACGTAACCCTAAGGTTGAGGTTGAGACTCCCGCCCGCGGCGGTTCATCGCCCGCAGATTTTCGTCCTGTACGTCGCCGTTGATCGCCCGGCCGGGGCGGTACGCGTCCAGTTCCTCGGCCGCCCGCCCGCTCGTGATCTCCTGCGCGGCGAGCCTGCCGAGCACCGGGGCGAGCGTCACCGCGCTGTGCGACACCAGGTGGTACAGGCCGGGCGCCGCATCCGCCTCGCCGACCAGCGGCAGCCCGTCCAGCGGCACGGGTCGTACACCGATGCGCGCGTCGGCGATCCGGGCCCCGCCCAGGCCCGGCACGACGGTGCTCGCGCGCCGGTGCAGCTCCGAGGGCAGGCCGTCGGCGGCCATCCCGTCCAGGCGCGCGTCGACCTCCCACGACAGGGCGAGCACGCCGCCGTCCGCCGTGGGCCGCAGGTCGATGCCGGG
Protein-coding sequences here:
- a CDS encoding ABC transporter ATP-binding protein is translated as MIRFDHVTKRYADGTTAVDDLSFEVNEGELVTLVGPSGCGKTTTMMMVNRLIEPTSGHIHVEGEDISGVDPVQLRRRIGYVIQQVGLFPHRTILDNTATVPALIGWKKAKARARAAELLDLVGLDPSTYGSRYPEQLSGGQRQRVGVARALAADPPVLLMDEPFGAVDPVVREQLQDEFLKMQAAVRKTVLLVTHDIEEAVRLGDRIAVYGQGRIEQYDTPGAVLGSPATPYVAEFVGADRGLKRLSVTEIEPDDLEQPSVARFEESPARAAARMREDGARWAVVLDEGGDLHGWVGVDEASLAGPDGRVGDLAHRMRAWVPVGAPLKQAFGVMLQHDAGWVAVLDGARFLGVLTPAKLHEALRRSVDADAQGVGRDEVEFDSVADA
- a CDS encoding LutC/YkgG family protein; this encodes MSSRDVILGRVRRALGGPVEAPDSYAKDIDRSYLREHGNRTTQQTVELLAENLADYRAIVHRATSEELPATIVRLLAGHGSRAVAVPPGLPDGWLAEADATQVHDRAENTPAELDEVDSVVTACAVAIAETGTIVLDGSPDQGRRRITLVPDHHICVVRVPDQVVSSVPQALERLDPTRPLTWISGPSATSDIELDRVEGVHGPRTLEVVLVSGG